ATAGAGCGGATCGCCGGTTGCGTTGGCGCCGAACAGTTCGCGATAGCGCCCGCGAAAACGCTTGATGCTGTCCTCGTCGAGCAGCGCCTCGCTGGCGGGCAGCAGCAGATGCGTTTCCACCGGCTGCACGCTGCGCTGCGTGTTCGGATCGAACAGCCGCAGCGTTTCCAGCTCGTCGCCGAAGAAGTCGAGCCGCAACCCGTGGTCGAGCCCGCTGGGGAAAATGTCGAAGATCGATCCGCGCACGGCATATTCGCCGGCATCGACCACCGTGTCCGTCCGCGAATAGCCCTGCCGCTGGAGCAGCGCGATCAGGCTCTCGCGCCCGATCTCCACGCCCGGCGTGAGCAGGCGGGTGGATTCGCGGATGCGGAACGGCGTCAGCGCGCGTTGCAGGACGGCGTTGATCGTCGTGACGACCAGCTGCGGCCCGTTGCGCTTCTGCTGCAGCTTCTGCAGCGCCGCCAGCCGCCGCGCGCTGACCGAGAGCGCGGGGGAGGCGCGGTCGAATGGCAGGCAGTCCCACGCCGGGTATTCGACGACTTCAAGGTCGGGCGCGAAGAAGGGCGCACTTTCGGCGATCGCGCGCATCGCCGCGTCGTCCGGCGCGATGAACACCGCGCGCCCCTTCGCCGCGCGCGCCAGATCGCCCAGCACCAGCGGCTGCGCCCCGCGCGCGACGGAGGCAAGCGTCAGCGGGACGGTGGCGGAAAGGATGCGGTTCAGATCGGGCATGGTGACGCGCAGGAAAGTCTGGCGGATCAGCGCGGAATGTCGACGTAGTCGAGCTTGCGCATGGCTTCCATCATGGGGCCGGCATATTCGTCGGGAATGCTCTGCGTGCCCAGCGCCCAGGCCATGATGTCCACGTCGTCCTCGTCGATCAGGCGCTCGAACAGGGCGATTTCGGCTTCGCTCCAGCTGGCGTGGAAGCGGTCGAAGAAGCAGCCGATCATGTAATCGGCCTCGCGCGTGCCGCGATGCCAGGCGCGGAACTGCAAGCGGCGGAGGCGGGCGTCGTCAGTCATGCGCGGGCGGTTAGGCCATCGTCGCTCAGGACTCAAGCGCGGCGGGTGTTTTGGGTGCCTTATTCGGTCGTTCCGGGAAAAGAATCCCGGCGATCGGCGGCGTGTTCGCGCACGAAGGCACCCGGCGGCGTCCTTCCCCCATACCGCCGGGTGCCACACGGGTCCTTGCCCCCGTGATCTGGATGAGGGTGTGAATGCGGGCTTCAGCGGGCGCGCAGCGCTGCCAGGATGTCGGTCGGTTGCCTGCCGATCAGGTCTTTCGACAATTCGCCCGTCAGAACCTGCCGCGTTTGCGGTGAATAGTGGTGGCGCAGTTCGCCCAGCGTGCGCGGCGCGGCGATCACCACGGCATGTTCGATCTGGCGGCTGGCGACTTTCGCGTTGAGCCACGCGGCCACGGCGGCAGCGTGGGCGTCCTCGTCCAACTGGTGGCCCGAAGGATTGCCGGAACTGGAACCGTGCCGGGTGCCAGAGCCGTGATTCTGTTCCACCAGATGCGGCACGGGCAGGGCAGCGAGTTCCGGCGCGGCCTCGTTCCCGGCGTTGCGGTAAATCTCCCATGCCTTGCCATCGGCAAGCACGATCACGGCGCCATGGGGAAGCAGCATTGGTTTTCGACTCCCTTTGTTATCGGGGTCAACCAAGCGCGCGGATCGCGATCGTTTCCATGCGCTGGGTCAAAATTGGGTGCTTGTATCGCTTGCAGGCCATGGGCGTCGGAAGCCCGCCCCGTTGTGAGGAACGCTGCCAGCGGCGGTGCAAGTCTCACTCCCCTCCCGCTTGCGGGAAGGGGTAGGGGCGGGAAGCACGGCATCGGCCTTGCCGCCGCGCTGGCGCTCCGGCTTCACGCCGACTATGTCGGCAGCGATGCGCCCCGATCTGCTCAATCCGCTGTTTGCCGAGGCCGCCAGCCTGAAGGGCGTGGGGCCGGGGCTAGCCCGTCCGCTGGAGCGCCTGGCGCTGACGCGCGTGCGCGACATCGCCTATCACCTGCCCGATCGGTTCGTGCTGCGCCGTGCGGTCGCCAATCTCGACGAGGCCAGCGTGGGTGAACAGATCGTGGTGGCGCTGACGGTGCGCGAACACCGCGCCTCGTCCGGGCGGGGGCCGTTCCGCGCGATGGCGGAGGACGTGCTGGGCAATGTCGTCGCGCTCACCTATTTCGGCCGCTCGTCCTACACCGCGCGCAAGCAGTTGCCGCCCGGCGAGACGCGCTGGATCGCGGGCCGGCTCGACCAGTTCGGGCAGACGCTGCAGATCGTCCATCCGGATCATGTCAGCGAGGAAAGCGCCGGCGCGCTCGGACAACTGACCGAGCCGGTCTATCCGCTGGCCGAAGGGCTGACGCAGGGCCGGGTACAGGCGCTGGCCCACCAGGCGATCGGCCTGCTGCCCGATCTGCCCGAATGGATCGAACCGGGCCTGTTGCAGAAAATGGGTTGGCCGGCGTGGAAAGCCGCGCTGACTGAGGCGCATCGTGGAGAAAACCCCCTCGCGCGCGATCGGCTCGCCTATGACGAACTGCTCGCCAACAGTCTGGCCCTGATGCTGGTGCGCGCCAGCAACCGAGAGCGCGCGGGCACGCCGCTTCAGGGCGACGGGCATTTGCGCGCGAAGCTGCACCTGCCGTTCGAGCTGACCGGCGCACAGAAGCGCGCGATTGCCGAGATCGAAGGCGATGTGGCGCAAGGCGCGCCGATGCTACGGCTGCTGCAGGGCGATGTCGGTTCGGGCAAGACGGCGGTCGCGCTCCACGCCATGCTGATCGCGGTGGAAGCCGGCGGGCAGGCCGCGCTGCTGGCGCCCACCGAAATCCTCGCGCGCCAGCACCACGCCACGCTCACGCGCATGGCCGCCGGAACCGGCGTGGAAATCGCGCTGCTGACCGGGCGGGACAAGGGCAGGGCGCGAGAATCGATCCTGATGGGGCTGATGGACGGCTCGATCCACATCTGCGTCGGCACCCATGCGATCTTCCAGGAGACGGTCAGCTATCGCAATCTGGCGCTGGTGGTGATCGACGAACAGCACCGCTTCGGCGTTGGCCAGCGCCTGATGCTGACGCAGAAGGCACGGCGCACGCCGCATTGCCTGGCGATGACGGCCACGCCCATTCCCCGCACGCTCACGCTGGCCCAGTATGGCGAGATGGATGTCTCGCGGCTCGACGAGATGCCGCCGGGCCGGCAGGCGATCGACACCCGCGTCGTCGCGGTGGAGCGCATGGCCGAGGTAATCGACGGGATCGGCCGGCATATCGCCAAGGGCGGTCAGGCCTATTGGGTCTGCCCGATGGTGCGCGAGCAGGAGAGCGAGGATCTGGCCGCCGCCGAGGCGCGCTTCGCCCTGCTGCGCGAACGCTTCGGAGACGATGTTGTGCTCGTCCACGGCCAGTTGCGGCCCGAGGCCAAGGACGCCGCGATGGAGCGGTTCGCCGGCGGCGCGGCCAAGCTGCTGGTGGCGACCACCGTGATCGAGGTCGGCGTCGACGTGCCCAACGCCACGCTGATGGTGATCGAGCAGGCGGAACGCTTCGGCCTTGCCCAGCTGCACCAGTTGCGCGGGCGCGTGGGGCGGGGCAGCGAACGCTCCACCTGCCTTTTGCTGCGCGGCGATGCGCTGTCCGAAACGGGCCGCGAGCGGCTGGCGCTGATGCGCGAGACGCAGGATGGTTTCCGCCTCGCGGAGGAGGACCTGCGCCTGCGCGGCGGCGGCGAATTGCTGGGAACGCGCCAGTCGGGCGACACCCCGTTTCGTGTCGCCGATTTCGAACAGATCGCCCGCCTGCTGCCGCTGGCGCACGACGATGCGCGCCTGCTGATGGAACGCGACGGCGGCCTCGCTTCGCCGCGCGGCGAAGCGGCGCGCGTGCTACTCTACCTGTTCGAGCGCGACTGGGGTGTGCAATTGCTGCGCGGCGGATGAGGTGCGCAAATCGCGAAGCTGATGGAAATTCCCAAGGAGCGGGTGGCCAATCTTCCTTCCATGTGAAGGAGATGGCGCGAGTGACGGGGCTCGAACCCGCGACCTCCGGCGTGACAGGCCGGCGCTCTAACCAACTGAGCTACACCCGCGTTCCCTTGGGAGCCGCGCCTCTATGCGAGCGGGCCGAGGCTGTCAACAGGTCTCGTCGCCAGTTTTTTTCCACAGCCGGATATCGCCTTTCGGCCTCCGTCATTTCGCGCATTTAGGGCGCGTTAACCAAGCTTTAGCCGCTGCCGGCTAGCATGACCCCCGGACGAGCGCACAGGGGGTGCGCCGGGGGATAATGATGATTTTCAGGACGGGGGCTTCGATGGTCGGGGCTGTGGCGGTCGCCGCGCCGCTGGCCGCGCAGGTTGCGCAACCGGTGCGCTTTGCCAGCGACGTCTTTGTGGAGCGCTTCATTCCCGGCCCCGGCGGGCGGATGAGCCGCGTGCTGGAACGGCCCGACCGTCTCAATCCGGGCGATCGCGTGGTCTTCGTGGTCAACTGGAAAGCCGATCGTGGGCACGATTTCACCGTGACCAACCCTCTCCCGCGCACCGTCGCGTTTCAGCGCAGCGCCGACGGGCTGGAGGAAGTGTCGATCGACGGCGGCCGCACCTGGGGCACGCTCGAAGACCTGCGCGTGCGCGATGCCGATGGTTCGATGCGCCATGCCACGCCCGATGACGTGACGCACGTACGCTGGCGCGTTCCGGCGCGCCTCGCGCTCGCTGGAACGGGGCAGTTCACCTATCGCGGCGTGGTGCGCTAGGCGCGATCAGCAACGTTCGTATTTCCAGTTCCGCTTTTTGCCCGCCGCGATCCAATCCACCGCTTGCGCGATGCGACGCGCGCGGGTGGTCGCCGCCTTGGCCTCGGTAATCCATTCCAGATATTCGCGCCGATAGCCCGGCGTGAACGTTGCGAAGTGCGCCTCCGCGTCGGGTGTGGCAGCGAGCGCCGCAGCGAAGTCGTCCGGAACCGGGATGTCCGCCTTTGGCGCGGGTCTGGCGCGCGACATCTTCGTGCCGCTGGCCGTCCTTTCACGCGCGGCATGGAGCTTTTCCGTCAGCGCGGCGACCGAGGGCAAGTCCGCCAGTGTGGTGATCTTGCCGAACTGGCCCATGGCATCCCCTTGCCGCCCATCGCCGTGAATCACGAAGGCACAATGCGCCTTGAACGCGGCCATGCCGGCCACGTTTTTTCCTCCCACGGTGAAGTGCGGCATGCCCCACTTGATCGTTTCCACGCAATCGGGCAGCGCACTGTGCACCAGCGCGCGCAGATGCGCGAGGATCGGCTGCGCGAAGGGCGCGGCACGGGCGATGAAGGCGTCGATGCGCGGATCGGTCTGTACCATCCGGCCAACCTATCGCATCAACCCCGCGCTGCGAAGCTGACACCTTCATTCCGGACGCGTCAGTCCGCCAGCAGCAGCACCGGCGTTTCGATCAGCTTCTTCACCTCCTGCACGAAGCTGGCGGCATCCCAGCCGTCCACGACACGATGATCGCAGCTGATCGAGATGTTCATCAGCTTGCGCTTCTCGATGCGTTCGCCACCCATGCCATCGGGCACGAACATCGGCCGCTCGACGATCCGGTTCGGCCCGATGATCGCCACTTCCGGCCGGTTGATGACGGGAGTGGTGGCGATACCGCCCAGCGGCCCCAGCGAGGTGACCGTCAGCGTCGAGCCCGAGAGTTCGTCGGATTTCGCCGTGCCATTGCGCGCGGCTTCCGCCAGCCGGACGATCTCCCCCGCGAGCTGCCACAGGTTGCGGCTCTGCGCGTCGCGGATCACGGGGACCATCAGGCCGGTCGGGGTTTGCGTCGCCATGCCCAGATGGACCGCGCCATGGCGCGTCACCACGCCGGCTTCGTCGTCGTAACGCGCGTTGAGCATCGGGAAGCGGGGCAGAGTGCGGCAGATCGCCGCGATCAGCAGCGGCAGCATGGTCAGCTTGGGCTTGTCGCCGCGCGCGTTGTTCAATTGCGCGCGCATCGCTTCCAGCGCGGTGACGTCGCATTCCTCGACATAGGAGAAGTGCGGGATACTGCGCTTGGACGCGGCCATGTTCTCGGCGATACGGCGGCGCAGGCCGATGACCTTGACCACCTCGTCCCCGCGCGCCGCGCCCGCCGGACGATAGCCACCGGCGGCGTTGTAAGCGAGGAACTGGTCCAGGTCGGCATGGCGGATGCGCCCTTCCTCGGACGGGCGGACCTGCGCCAGATCGATCCCCAGTTCCTTGGCGCGCTGGCGCACGGCGGGGCTGGCGAGGACTTTGGGGTGCGGGGTGGGTGTGGGCGCGGGGCCTTCGACAGGCTCAGGCTGAGCGGGGGTGGTGGGCGCGGTCTTCTCCCTCTCCCCCTCCAGGGGGAGAGGGTCGGGGAGAGGGGGCGTCTGCGCTTCGGCGCCAGTAGCGGTTGCGGAGGTGGACGTTGCGCCCCCCTCTCCCAACCCTCTCCCCCCGGCGGGGTGAGAGGGCTCTTGCGCGGCGCCAACCTCCGCGTCGTCCTCGCCCTCGGTCTCGATCACCACCAGCGGCGAGCCGATGGCAACCACGTCGCCCACGTCGCCCGCGACCTCGATCACCACGCCGGAGACAGGGCTTTCCATCTCGACCGTGGCCTTGTCAGTCATCATGTCGGCCACGCGGCCGTCTTCCTCGATCCGGTCGCCGATCTTGACGTGCCAGGCGACGATTTCGGCTTCGGCGATGCCTTCTCCGATGTCGGGAAGGCGGAAAATGAACTTGCCCATCGTGCTTACGCTTTCAGAAGACGATCGACCGCCTCGCCAATGCGGACGGGACCGGGGAAATAGGCCCATTCAAGGCTGTGCGGATACGGCGTGTCGAAACCCGTCACGCGCTCGATCGGCGCCTCGAGATGATAGAAGCAGCGCTCCTGTACCAGCGCGGAGAGTTCGGCGCCGAAACCGGAGGTGCGCGTCGCTTCGTGGACGATCAGGCACTTGCCCGTCTTGCGCACCGATTGCTCGATCGTCTCGATGTCGAGCGGAACCAGCGTGCGCAGGTCGATGATCTCTGCATCGACGCCCTTTTCGCGCAGCACCGCCTCGGCGACGTGGACCATCGTGCCATAGGCCAGCACCGTCACCGCCTCGCCAGGGCGCACGATGCGCGCCTTGCCGAGCGGGATCGCATAATAGCCTTCGGGCACCGCGCTGTCGGGATGGCGGCTCCATGGTTCCACCGGCTTGTCGTAATAGCCGTTGAAGGGGCCGTTGTAGATGCGCTTGGGCTCGAAGAAGATCACCGGGTCGTTGTCCTCGATCGCGGCGATCAGCAGGCCCTTGGCATCGTGCGGCGTGCTGGGCACCACGGTCTTGATCCCGGCGACGTGGGTGAACAATGCCTCCGGGCTCTGGCTATGGGTCTGCCCGCCGAAGATGCCGCCACCGAAGGGCGAGCGCACCGTCAGCGGCGCGATGAAGCCGCCGGCGGAGCGGTAGCGCAGCCGCGCCGCTTCCGAAACGAGCTGGTCCAGCCCTGGATAGATATAGTCGGCGAACTGAATTTCCGGCACCGGGCGCAGGCCATAGGCGCCCATGCCCACGGCCACGCCAATGATCCCGCATTCGCTGATCGGCGTATCGAACACGCGCGTCTTGCCGTACTTCTTCTGCAGGCCCGCCGTCGCGCGGAACACGCCGCCGAAATAGCCGACGTCCTCGCCCATCACGACAACGTCGGGATCGCGTTCCATCATCAGGTCGAGCGCGTCATTGATCGCCTCGATCATGTTGAGCCGCCGCGTCGGCGCTTCGGCCAGCGACACGGGTGCTTCCTCGGTCATCGGTTCGCTCACCGGCCGCTCTCCCGCCAGCTTTCGTCGGACCATTCCGGCCACTTGATCCGCCGTTCGCGGATCGCCTGCTCGCTCTGTTCCCGAAGGTGCCAGGGCAGTTCCTCGAACACGTCCTCGAACATCGTATGGAACGGGTGGTGCAAGCCGTGGCCCAGCACGCCGTTCTTTTCCGCCTCGCGCGTGGCGGCCTTGACCAGATCGACCAGTTCGCGGTCCATGGCCGCGTGCTGTTCCTCCGACCATTCGCCCAGCGCGATCAGGTGGCGCAGCAGCCGCGTGACCGGATCGCCCAGCGGCCATTCCTCGCGCTCCTGCGCGGAGCGGTACTGGGTGGGATCGTCCGACGTGGAATGCCCTTCGGCGCGATAGGTGAAATGCTCGATCAGCGTCGGACCGGCGTTGGCGCGGGCGCGGTTCGCGGCCCATTGCGTCGCGGCATAGACCGCCAGCGGATCGTTGCCATCCACGCGCAATCCGGCGATGCCATAGCCAATCGCGCGCGCGGCAAAGGTGGTCCGTTCCGCCCCGGCAAAGCCCGAGAAGCTGGAAATGGCCCACTGGTTGTTGACGACGTTGAAGATGACCGGCGCGTTATAGACGGCGGCAAAGGTCATCGCGGAGTGGAAATCGCCTTCCGCCGTCGATCCTTCGCCGATCCAGGTGGCCGCGATGCGGGTATCGCCCTTGATCGCGCTGGCCATGGCCCAGCCCACCGCCTGCGGGTATTGCGTGGCGAGGTTGCCGGAGATCGTGAAGAACGCATGCTCCGGCGCCGAATACATGATCGGGAGCTGGCGCCCCTTCAGCTTGTCCGCGCGGTTCGAATATATCTGGTTGATCATCTCCACCAGCGGATAACCGCGCGTAATCAGGATGCCCTGTTGGCGATAGCTGGGGAACACAATGTCATCGTGCGCCAGCGCCATCGCCGGGGCGATCGAGGTAGCCTCTTCGCCCGTGCACTTCATGTAGAAGCTGGTCTTGCCCTGCCGCTGGCCGCGATACATGCGATCGTCGAACGCGCGCGTCAGCGCCATCATGCGCAGCATCCGCCGCAGCGTTTCGGCATCCAGCTTCGGGTTCCACGGCCCCACCGCGCGGTTCTCGTCATCGAGCACGCGCACGAGATCGAGGCACAGCGGATGCGTTTCGGACGCGGCGCAGCTTTCGTCGGGCCGGGGCTGCGCACCCGCCGGTGGAACCTTGATGTGGCTATAATCGACCGTGTCACCCGGCCGGAATTTCGGTTCGGGTACGTGTAGCGACAAGGGCGGCAGGTTGCCGTGCCCTTGGGTTCCCGTCGCCCCGGGGGCGCCCGCGTCGGTCATGCTCGCAGATCCAGCATCGATGTCTCTCCCGCACGCTTGAACGCGCGACTCGCGGTCGCGATCAGCTCGGTGCAAAATTACTCAACGATGTTATTTTATTTCAAAGCTGCGCACAAGAGAAACAAGTGCGACTTCATGTCACCTCATACCGCGACCGGTGCCGCGATGTGCGCGGCGGGCTGGTAATCGCGCACCACGAAGTCCTCGATGCGGTAGTCGAATATCGAATCCGGCCGGCGCGCGATGTCCAGCCGCGGATCGCCTGCGGGCGTCCGGGCGATCTGCGCTTCCACCAGATCGGCATGGTTGAGATAGAGGTGCACGTCGCCGCCCATCCACACCAGTTCACCCGGCTCCAGATCGCACTGCTGCGCCAGCATGCGCAGGAACAGCGCCGCGCCCCACAGGTTGAACGGCAGCCCCAGCGCCACGTCGCAACTGCGCTGGTAGAGCAGGCCCGACAGGCGGTCGCCCGAAACGTGGAACTGGTAGGTCTTGTGGCACGGCGGCAGCGCCATGGCGTCAAGCTCGGCCACGTTCCAGCCTTCGACGATATGGCGGCGGCTGCCGGGATTGGTGCGCAGGCTGCGCACGACATCGGCCACCTGGTTCACGCCATGTTCGCGCCGCCAGAACGCGCCCTGGCCGTCCGGTTCGTAAACCGGCCAGTCGACCCATTGCTTGCCATAGACCGGGCCGAGATCGCCCCACTGCGCGGCAAAGGCTTCGTCAGCCACGATCCGCGCGGAAAAGTCGGCGCGGCTGATCGGATCACCGGTTTCGCGGCGGTAGCGGTCGAGCGGCCAGTCGGTCCAGATTTCCACGCCCTGCGCGCAGAGCGCGCGGATGTTGGTGTCGCCGGTCAGGAACCACAGGAATTCGCGCGTGGCGGTCTTCCAGAACACGCGCTTGGTGGTGAGCAATGGCATGCGCCCGTCCGACAGGTCGAACCGCAGTTCCGCGCCGAACACCGATCGCGTGCCGATGCCGGTGCGATCCACGCGCTCGTCGCCCTGTTCCCAGATGCGGCGCATCAGGTCGAGATATTGCCATTCGTAGTGCGGCGCTTCGCGCGAAGGCGAGGAATCGGGTCGGAGCACGGAAGCCATGGATCGAACCTAGGCGTCGATCGCCGCAGGCGCAAAGGGAGGCTGAATTTTAGCCGGTGGGAATGTGGAAAAACTTTTCGATTGCCCGCTTGCCACCCGTGGAACCGCCGCCTATAGGGCGCGCCTGCCTCGCAGCCGGGTGACCGGCGGCGGATCGGTCGGGGAGTAGCTCAGCCTGGTAGAGCACTGTCTTCGGGAGGCAGGGGCCGGAGGTTCGAATCCTCTCTCCCCGACCATTTCACTTCATTTTTAGAGCGTGAAGCCGCTTTCGCGGCGGCGCGGGGCCTCAGCCCCAGCGGCCGGTTTCCATCCAGATCAGATAGCGCCGCAGCGGCAGCAGCCAGATCGTGCCCAGCACGATGTAGATCGGTGTCTGCACCAGCACCGGCAGCCTGCCGATCGGCGTCGAAAGACCGGCTACGATCACGGCATAGACCAGCAGCGCGATGAATAGCGCCAGAATCCCCACAGGCTTGCGCCACGTCGGTTTTGTCTCGCCCGGCTTCATCGATGCTCCTCCCACGGGCCATAGAGCCGTGTCGGCGTGACCACGGCATGCAGCGAGCGGTCGTGCGGTTCGCGCGGCAGGTCGTCGGCCAGCTGGCAATCCCAGGCGAGGCCAATGGCCTTCGTTTGCGGGTGCGCTTCTAGCCAGCGATCATAGTGCCCGCCGCCCTGGCCAAGCCGGCCGCCATCGGCGGTGAAGCCCACCAGCGGCACGAACAGGACATCAGGCACCACGTCCTCGGCCTCGTCGGTGGGCTGGTGCGTGCCGTAAGGCCCCGGCTCCAGCAAATCATCGAGATGCGGGCTCGCCCAGGTGCGGAAGCGCATTGGCGCTGCGCGCGTAGCGAAGTGGGGCAGGGCGATAGTGTGGCCGGCATCGTGGAAGAACCGGGCGTAGCCACCTGCCGGCGCCTCTTCCGCGTTGGCCATGTAAAGGCCCACGGCCTGCCCCGGTTGGACCAGATCGGCCACGGGGCGTGGCGGGCGCATCAGCATCAGCGCGCGCACGCGCGGGTCCAG
The Novosphingobium sp. EMRT-2 genome window above contains:
- a CDS encoding succinate dehydrogenase assembly factor 2, with the protein product MTDDARLRRLQFRAWHRGTREADYMIGCFFDRFHASWSEAEIALFERLIDEDDVDIMAWALGTQSIPDEYAGPMMEAMRKLDYVDIPR
- a CDS encoding host attachment protein, whose product is MLLPHGAVIVLADGKAWEIYRNAGNEAAPELAALPVPHLVEQNHGSGTRHGSSSGNPSGHQLDEDAHAAAVAAWLNAKVASRQIEHAVVIAAPRTLGELRHHYSPQTRQVLTGELSKDLIGRQPTDILAALRAR
- the recG gene encoding ATP-dependent DNA helicase RecG; this translates as MRPDLLNPLFAEAASLKGVGPGLARPLERLALTRVRDIAYHLPDRFVLRRAVANLDEASVGEQIVVALTVREHRASSGRGPFRAMAEDVLGNVVALTYFGRSSYTARKQLPPGETRWIAGRLDQFGQTLQIVHPDHVSEESAGALGQLTEPVYPLAEGLTQGRVQALAHQAIGLLPDLPEWIEPGLLQKMGWPAWKAALTEAHRGENPLARDRLAYDELLANSLALMLVRASNRERAGTPLQGDGHLRAKLHLPFELTGAQKRAIAEIEGDVAQGAPMLRLLQGDVGSGKTAVALHAMLIAVEAGGQAALLAPTEILARQHHATLTRMAAGTGVEIALLTGRDKGRARESILMGLMDGSIHICVGTHAIFQETVSYRNLALVVIDEQHRFGVGQRLMLTQKARRTPHCLAMTATPIPRTLTLAQYGEMDVSRLDEMPPGRQAIDTRVVAVERMAEVIDGIGRHIAKGGQAYWVCPMVREQESEDLAAAEARFALLRERFGDDVVLVHGQLRPEAKDAAMERFAGGAAKLLVATTVIEVGVDVPNATLMVIEQAERFGLAQLHQLRGRVGRGSERSTCLLLRGDALSETGRERLALMRETQDGFRLAEEDLRLRGGGELLGTRQSGDTPFRVADFEQIARLLPLAHDDARLLMERDGGLASPRGEAARVLLYLFERDWGVQLLRGG
- a CDS encoding YdeI family protein translates to MVQTDPRIDAFIARAAPFAQPILAHLRALVHSALPDCVETIKWGMPHFTVGGKNVAGMAAFKAHCAFVIHGDGRQGDAMGQFGKITTLADLPSVAALTEKLHAARERTASGTKMSRARPAPKADIPVPDDFAAALAATPDAEAHFATFTPGYRREYLEWITEAKAATTRARRIAQAVDWIAAGKKRNWKYERC
- a CDS encoding dihydrolipoamide acetyltransferase family protein, whose translation is MGKFIFRLPDIGEGIAEAEIVAWHVKIGDRIEEDGRVADMMTDKATVEMESPVSGVVIEVAGDVGDVVAIGSPLVVIETEGEDDAEVGAAQEPSHPAGGRGLGEGGATSTSATATGAEAQTPPLPDPLPLEGEREKTAPTTPAQPEPVEGPAPTPTPHPKVLASPAVRQRAKELGIDLAQVRPSEEGRIRHADLDQFLAYNAAGGYRPAGAARGDEVVKVIGLRRRIAENMAASKRSIPHFSYVEECDVTALEAMRAQLNNARGDKPKLTMLPLLIAAICRTLPRFPMLNARYDDEAGVVTRHGAVHLGMATQTPTGLMVPVIRDAQSRNLWQLAGEIVRLAEAARNGTAKSDELSGSTLTVTSLGPLGGIATTPVINRPEVAIIGPNRIVERPMFVPDGMGGERIEKRKLMNISISCDHRVVDGWDAASFVQEVKKLIETPVLLLAD
- a CDS encoding alpha-ketoacid dehydrogenase subunit beta, which translates into the protein MTEEAPVSLAEAPTRRLNMIEAINDALDLMMERDPDVVVMGEDVGYFGGVFRATAGLQKKYGKTRVFDTPISECGIIGVAVGMGAYGLRPVPEIQFADYIYPGLDQLVSEAARLRYRSAGGFIAPLTVRSPFGGGIFGGQTHSQSPEALFTHVAGIKTVVPSTPHDAKGLLIAAIEDNDPVIFFEPKRIYNGPFNGYYDKPVEPWSRHPDSAVPEGYYAIPLGKARIVRPGEAVTVLAYGTMVHVAEAVLREKGVDAEIIDLRTLVPLDIETIEQSVRKTGKCLIVHEATRTSGFGAELSALVQERCFYHLEAPIERVTGFDTPYPHSLEWAYFPGPVRIGEAVDRLLKA
- a CDS encoding 3-methyl-2-oxobutanoate dehydrogenase (2-methylpropanoyl-transferring) subunit alpha, translated to MTDAGAPGATGTQGHGNLPPLSLHVPEPKFRPGDTVDYSHIKVPPAGAQPRPDESCAASETHPLCLDLVRVLDDENRAVGPWNPKLDAETLRRMLRMMALTRAFDDRMYRGQRQGKTSFYMKCTGEEATSIAPAMALAHDDIVFPSYRQQGILITRGYPLVEMINQIYSNRADKLKGRQLPIMYSAPEHAFFTISGNLATQYPQAVGWAMASAIKGDTRIAATWIGEGSTAEGDFHSAMTFAAVYNAPVIFNVVNNQWAISSFSGFAGAERTTFAARAIGYGIAGLRVDGNDPLAVYAATQWAANRARANAGPTLIEHFTYRAEGHSTSDDPTQYRSAQEREEWPLGDPVTRLLRHLIALGEWSEEQHAAMDRELVDLVKAATREAEKNGVLGHGLHHPFHTMFEDVFEELPWHLREQSEQAIRERRIKWPEWSDESWRESGR
- the thyA gene encoding thymidylate synthase; the encoded protein is MASVLRPDSSPSREAPHYEWQYLDLMRRIWEQGDERVDRTGIGTRSVFGAELRFDLSDGRMPLLTTKRVFWKTATREFLWFLTGDTNIRALCAQGVEIWTDWPLDRYRRETGDPISRADFSARIVADEAFAAQWGDLGPVYGKQWVDWPVYEPDGQGAFWRREHGVNQVADVVRSLRTNPGSRRHIVEGWNVAELDAMALPPCHKTYQFHVSGDRLSGLLYQRSCDVALGLPFNLWGAALFLRMLAQQCDLEPGELVWMGGDVHLYLNHADLVEAQIARTPAGDPRLDIARRPDSIFDYRIEDFVVRDYQPAAHIAAPVAV
- a CDS encoding DUF2842 domain-containing protein — protein: MKPGETKPTWRKPVGILALFIALLVYAVIVAGLSTPIGRLPVLVQTPIYIVLGTIWLLPLRRYLIWMETGRWG
- a CDS encoding 5-formyltetrahydrofolate cyclo-ligase; translated protein: MAKTALRKELRTARRAHVAALDPRVRALMLMRPPRPVADLVQPGQAVGLYMANAEEAPAGGYARFFHDAGHTIALPHFATRAAPMRFRTWASPHLDDLLEPGPYGTHQPTDEAEDVVPDVLFVPLVGFTADGGRLGQGGGHYDRWLEAHPQTKAIGLAWDCQLADDLPREPHDRSLHAVVTPTRLYGPWEEHR